The DNA window TTTGAATATTTTAAATCAGGCATATATATATCCACATAGCCTTTTAAGAGATCAATTGTTTCAGCGCTTTCATATCCGCTTGAGTTATATAATATGGGTATGCGCAGATTTTTTCTTCTGGCCATATCTATAGCCGATATTATAGACGGGACATAGTGTGTCGGCGATACAAGATTGATATTATGGCATTGTTTTTCTTGCAACCTTAGCATTATATCAGCAAGCTTTTCTATTGAGGTTTTTTGGCCGCGCTGGCCCCGGCTGTAACTAAAATTTTGACAATAACAACACCGCCCCGTGCAATAACTGAAAAATATAGCGCCTGAACCCCTATTGCCGCTTATGGCGGGTTCTTCAAAGCGATGCGCCATATGCGAGGCGATCGTAATTTGCTCTTGCGCGCCGCAAAATCCTGTATTCCCGGCTGTTCTATCAACAAGGCATTTTCTCGGACACAACCGGCATTTTTTGTAAAGATTTAGTATGGCATTGTCCATATACAGTATATTATAATAATAAAACGTTTATGGCAAGAGTATATATAAGCTAGTAGTGTCAAG is part of the Candidatus Omnitrophota bacterium genome and encodes:
- a CDS encoding radical SAM protein, translating into MDNAILNLYKKCRLCPRKCLVDRTAGNTGFCGAQEQITIASHMAHRFEEPAISGNRGSGAIFFSYCTGRCCYCQNFSYSRGQRGQKTSIEKLADIMLRLQEKQCHNINLVSPTHYVPSIISAIDMARRKNLRIPILYNSSGYESAETIDLLKGYVDIYMPDLKYSNDALAKEHCGFIEYSRHNIAALKKMNEQVGNLIIDKNGIALKGLLIRHLILPGQIENTKRSLELIAENLGTDTHISLMSQYSPTPNVKSDPGLGRRISIIEYQKAQTYMMKMGFKNGWTQNFFKK